The sequence below is a genomic window from Haemophilus pittmaniae.
TTGGGGTAAAGCGGGCAATCACATAAATCCACCGCACTTTGTGGATCATTTGGGTCTTGTAAAATACCTAAAATTGGACGCTCTACCGCGCCACTCACCACCATTTTGGCCTTATTGCGAAAAGCAGATTCAGCGGAACGAAAAGGCGGATGCCAAATAAGCGCCTCACAATCTAACTCTGCCAGTTGTTGTTTCAGGTGTTTCTCTTTGTGGGTCAGTTGCTGTGCGTAAGGTGTTGCCAACCATTGGCAAGAATGGCAATCCCCCTTTTGATAATGATGACAGGTGATCATTTACGGGCAAGCCACTCTTGTTGCAGTGCGCTCAGTTTTTGATGATTTTCAATCCAACGCGAAGTTTTTGTGAGTTCTGACCAATTAAAGGATTTTTGTTTGAAAAGCTGCTTTAAGCGCACTTGGCGTGCAGCGAAATGCGTTGCAGATTCCTCTAATTTCAGTTTATCAAGCACTTGAACCACACCTTCGCGTTCATTACACAGTAGCAATAAATCACAACCGGCATGTAGGGCTTTTTCACTACGCACCACGAAATCCCCCATAAAACCAGCGCCTTTCATGCCTAAATCATCGGAGAAAATCGCACCATTAAATCCAAGTTGAGCGCGCAAAATATCCTTCAGCCAGTAACTCGAACCGCTCGCCGGTTGGCTATCACATTGGGTATAAATCACATGTGCCGGCATAATGGCATCCAATTTTCCCTGCTTAATCAATTGCTGGAAGGGCTGTAAATCACAGGCAAAAATTTCCGCCCGTGAACGTTCATCATATGGCGTCTCCAAATGGGAATCGGCCAAGACATGACCATGTCCCGGAAAGTGTTTACCGGTCGCGGCCATTCCTGCC
It includes:
- the nagZ gene encoding beta-N-acetylhexosaminidase, with protein sequence MSTLLIDLNGYELTQEEVELLEHPLTAGLILFSRNFHDRDQLAALIQAVRQRVKKPLLITVDQEGGRVQRFREGFTQLPAMQAFAAVLATADEQQRLAAEAGWQMAVEMTALDIDLSFAPVLDLGHECRAIGDRSFGGDVQAAVNLAGAFIDGMHQAGMAATGKHFPGHGHVLADSHLETPYDERSRAEIFACDLQPFQQLIKQGKLDAIMPAHVIYTQCDSQPASGSSYWLKDILRAQLGFNGAIFSDDLGMKGAGFMGDFVVRSEKALHAGCDLLLLCNEREGVVQVLDKLKLEESATHFAARQVRLKQLFKQKSFNWSELTKTSRWIENHQKLSALQQEWLARK